ATATAAGGCCTACAAGGGCAGGAATCCAAAGACGGGCAAGAGCATTGAAGTAAAGGAGAAAAAGCTGCCCTTCTTTAAGGTGGGAAGGGAGCTCAAAAGCAGAGTCGACGGTTAAAATCAAATATCCAAAAAAGCCTGCCGATTACTTTTTTAACCACTCTCGGAAAATATCAGTCTAAAATGTAGTTCAAATATCCGTTACAAACATTGACATGTGGCAAGTTGTCAACTTCTCTCAGATACGACAATAAAGACATCCTAAAAGAGTCGGAAAAAACAACAACACCCCCGAACTAAATCCCGCGATATTAGATATTAGCTTGATGCAGTGAATGATTTCCGAAGAGAGTCGGTTTATGTGGGCTTAAACGGGCCTTTCTATACGCTCAACTTTTTCCCCATAGGCAAAAACCGCATCCCGTCCTCATCATTTTCCTCTCCAACCGCCTTAAATCCAACAGATTAATAGAAAGAGGTGGAGTTAGGCGGAGGAGCTTACAGTAATAGTATCCAGGTAGGAACATTTCTTTAGGGATAAATCAATCCCATACCGTATAAGGCCCCTGCCGATACCGTTTCCCTGAAACTCGGAATCCACGAAAAGGAGGGCGATATGGCTTCTGTTAATCATTGTCAGGGTCCCTTCAATTCGGCTCTTGGATTAGGAAACGACGGTGAACCTGTCTCTACTTTCCTCGGTCAAAAATGAAGGTGTGAGCATGTTGGTGAACGCGTTTATCCCGTCTTTGGAGTAGGATGACGCAACGAATCTGTAAAATACGCGAAGTACTAAATCATGGACATAGTCTTTTTCACCGATTTTAATCAGGCGGTAATGGAGTTTGTTATTTTTCATTGCGCAAATTACGGAACGTTTCCTCCGATCATTTGATGAAGCGGACTAAAGCGCTGGATGCCTTTTCGCTGCGGGAAACAAATCGACTGCAAATCCTTTATAAAAGTAAGTTAATCCGAGATATTTTTAGGGCGGGATTAATGGTCTATGGTTAATATTTTAAAAAGGACCTTTTTAAAAAAGTCTGTAAATTCATCGGTTCCCAGGACCGATTTATGCATGTATTCCGCGCCGGTAGCCGTGATCTTGTCTTTATCTCTCCTCTCGGAAGTCAAGATTATTATAGGGATACTATTTTTTTTTGCCGACTCAATTACGTCAAAGCCGTCCTTGCCCTCCATTATTAGATCTGACAGGATGAGGTCGGGCTTGCTTGGGCCTTCTATAATCGCGATCCCCTTTTCACCGGTGTCTACGACGTGGGTGACAAAAAGGTTCTTGAATATTTTATCCACAACATCATTTATGATGTCCGCAAAAAACCTGTTGTCGTCTATGATAAGCATTTTTGTGCGCAGCAATGATATTGCGTTTTTTTCGTACAGCTGTACCAAAAGACGATAGATTGAGAGGTCATCGCTGTTGCTTCTATTCAGTATGTTCTTCACGAAGTCCTGAGGGCCTATGATCTCAAGGATCTTCCTCTCATTATCAGTCAGGTCCAATCCCTTTGTGTCGCCTGGTCTTATCTTGTAATAAAGGGGGAGCTTCGTTTCGAGTTGATGTGTCTCGTCCAAGTGTCGGGTTCCGTCCAGAATCAGCTCGTTGGTATCCATGTCTATATTCGGCTCTATATCCTTCGAGAAGTTTGCAAGCTCAAACATCTCGAAGGGGATATCTATCCAGCCCATCATCCTGAAAAAGGCCTTCTTCCCGAATATAACATCGCCGACGGAGGCGTAAATTATTTTACCGTCTTGAAAATAGAGGGAGCCCTTCTTTTGCGCCTCCGGCTTCAAAACTATCTGAACCTTTTTTCTTGTGTTTATCGTCTGGATCAGCCCTGGAAGGGAGAGCACGGAGAGTACGCCCTTCATGACGAGTTTTCTGTCTTTGTTTTCTTTGGCATCCATAGCATTCGACATCCGTATTTAAGTAAAGTAAATTTATCACATTTCGGTCTAAAAAGCAAATTTTCAATCATATTCCATTGACAGTCCGGGGGAAATATTGTATTTATACCAAACTGTATAAGGTATATAGAGATTTGAAAGACAGCCAAACAGGTTATAGTAGATCAAGGATCCGATTCAATAAACAATGAACAGAGTAACAGATTTCATTATTAAAATGAGAATCCCGATTCTCATTTTTGTCTTTATTGTCACTGTCTTTTTCGCCTTTCAGTTGAAAGATCTCAGGATAGACAACTCGGTCGAGGGTTTCGTGGTAGATGACGATCCGGACAAAATCTACTTTGAGAAATTCAGGGAGACCTTTGGGAGCGACGAGTTGATAATCATCGGCTTCGAGGTGGAAAGCGTTTTCGATTCGGAATTTCTCTCCTTGATTGACAAAATAACAAGAAAACTCGAAAAGTATAAATATATTGATGAGGTCATAAGCCTCACCAATGTCAAGGAGATTCGCGGCTCCGAAGGCCTCTTGGAGGTGAACGATTTGATAAATCACGTCCCCACTTCCGAAGAGGAGATGAAGCGCCTGATGGATGCGGTTTATGAAAATCCCCTCCACCTCAACTACCTTATCGATGAAAAAGAGCGAGTGACGGCAATATACGCTATACTTCCGGAGAAAAAAATTGAGGAGCGCCTCAAGGAAAAGATGGTGGAGGACGTAAGAGAGATGCTTAACGAGGTTGTGCCCGATAACATCGACTTTTACGTGGCCGGCACGCCACCCATCAAGAGGGATATGGGAAGCTTCCTGAAGAGGGACCAGATGGTCTTTACGCCCTTGACCTTTTTCCTCATGGCCCTGATACTCTATTTAGCCTACAGAAGCGTTAAGTGTACGGTACTGCCCCTGTTTATGGTAATTATAGTCCTTACGTGGGCTCTGGGATTCATCGCGATAACGGGAAGGCCCATAACCGTGGTCCTTTCCATGCTGCAGCCCCTTTTGATCGTCATGACCGTGGCCCATTCCATCCATCTCCTGTCGCATTACAACGAGAACAACCTGATGATAGAGGATAAATTTAAATCCCTCAGGACCACCCTGACTCACATGCTGCTTCCCTGTTCCCTGACGACAATAACTACGGCCTTCGGTTTTTCTTCCCTCGGCATCAGTAAAATCCCGCCGATCAAGGATTTCGGATTCTTTACCGCTATAGGGGTCGTCTTCGCATTCGCAATAGTCCTCACCGTCGTACCGATAATCCTCTTCTACATCAAAGCGCCGAAGGTCAAGGTTGTCGATAAAAAGACGGCGGGGTTGACGGAAAGGGTTCTCAAAGGCCTTTTACTTTTCGTGATGAAGAGGAAAGTCCATGTTGTATTGACGTGTATCTTGATAACGGCCTTTTCGATTTTTGGGATCTTTAAAATAGAGATAGAAACCGATTTCATAAAGTACTTCAAGAAGGACAGCGATATTTATGTATCCACGTTCTTCATACAGGAGCACCTCACCGGGACGAGCTCCCTTAACGTCGTAATCGAGGGGAACGAGGAGGGAGTGATAAAGGAGCCCCGTGTGCTGTATCAGATGGAGAAGCTCCAGAAATACCTCGAATCGAAGCCTCAGGTAAGAAAGACGATATCGATCCTGGACTTCCTGAAGGATATGAACAAGGCTATGCACGACGGGGATCCGAAATATTACACAATCCCGGAGACGAGAAACCTCGTCGCCCAATACCTCCTCCTTTACTCCATGAGCGGCGATCCGGACGATTTCGATCGATTCGTCGATTTCACCTATGAGAAGGGAACGGTGACCACAAGGCTCATTCACATGAGCTCCCAGGAGTTGAGGAAGTTTATCAATGAAACAAAAGATTACTGCGAAAACAACTTCACGGACGACCTCACGGTGAGGGTCACAGGGGATACCGTCCTCTACAACAACATGGACAGGTCAATGGTCGACGGTCAAATAAAGAGCATACTATTGGCCCTTTTTACGATCTTTTTGGTTATGTCTTTGGTGTTTAGGTCGTTCTACCTCGGGTCGTTGAGCATGATACCGAACCTGATCCCCATATTTTTAACACTGGGTCTTATGGGCTGGATGGGTATCCATCTCAACACGTCAACCATTATGATAGGGAGCGTCGCCATAGGAATAGCCGTTGACGACACTATACACTTCATGACACGATACTTCAGGGAGATAAGAGAGGGAAGAGACGTCGAGAGCGCCATCAAAAACACGTTGATGAACACGGGCAAGCCGATAATATTTACGACCATGGTTGTGGGCAGCGGTTTTTTCGTTCTCCTGTTCGCAAGCTTCGTACCGGTCAAGTGGTTCGGATCACTGACAGCGTTTACCATGTTCAGCGCCCTTATAGGAGACCTGATCGTGCTTCCGGTAATCCTTCTGATTGCCCGACCAAAGTTTCGGGGCTGGGGAAGTTTTATGCTTGATAAGTAAACTCATTATGCTATAATATTGATGAATCTGACGGATCAGATCTTTTTCATGTTTTATTTGGGTGTCGTCATTGGGAAACGAAGTGAAAAAGAAGATATTTCTGCCGCAGGAGAAACTTGAAGCCTGGGTAAAAGATGGAAGGGTATCTTTTTCGGATAATGTTATCACCACCCTTACCGGCAACAGACTGAAATACAAGCTTGTCCCTGCGTACAAGTTTATCAAGCTGACATCGGGGGATGTGGACGAGCCGAAGCTATTAGGCTCCGTAAAGACCAAGGACGACATCAAGCACCTGAAACCGGACATCTTTTTGGATTCCATCATTATAGGGGACATAGCCTACGAGGTGGAGATGGGATACATAGGCAATCTGAAGATAGATGACGAGGAGATGGACGATATAAAACTCTTAAGTAAATATATCCTTGAAAATTTTTGAATAGATCAAATGTCTGCCGACGATCTACATAAATGGGGGAAAACCGAAAGGGGGCCAAGGAGCGTTTATTTCAGGACGTTCGGGTGTCAAATGAACGTTCACGACAGCGAGCGGATGAGGGGGCTTCTCTCCCGGGACGGCATTACTGCGGTTGACTCCCCGCATGACGCCGACATCATCATTATCAACACGTGCAGCGTCAGGGAAAAGCCGGAGGAGAAGACTTACAGCGAGATCGGGAGGTACAGGAGACTCAAGGAGAAAAAGGAGGGTCTTGTAATCGGGGTGACCGGCTGCGTTGCCCAGCAGAAGGGGGAAGAGATCGTAAGGCGCTTTCCCTACGTGGATCTCGTTTTGGGCACCAAAAACGTCGGGGCGATATCCAATATCATATCGGAGATCGTATCCGGGAAAAAGCCGATAGTGAAGACCGAATTTCACGACAACAATTGTATTGAGCCATTTGAGCCGTTCCCCAGAGACCCCGATAATTACACGGCCTTTGTCACGGTCATCCAGGGATGCAATAACTTTTGCTCCTACTGCATCGTCCCCTATGTCAGGGGAAGGGAGATGTCGAGGCCGTCAACCGACATCACAGACGAGATAAAATCCCTGATAGATACAGGTATTGTAGAGATAACGCTCCTGGGCCAGAACGTGAACTCCTATAGCGACCCTAAAAACGGCCTCCGATTTCCGGAGCTTATAAGAAAAATTTCCAAGATCGACGGCATCTACAGGATCAGGTTTGTGACGTCGCACCCAAAGGATATGTCCGACGATCTTATCTCCTGTTTCAAGGAGATCGAGACGCTCTCGTCCCATATTCATCTTCCGGTTCAGTCCGGATCGAACAAGATAATCAAAATGATGAACAGGGGATACACGGTCGAGGACTATATCGATAAAATCGAGAGGCTAAGATCGGTCAGGAGCGACCTTGCCGTCACCACCGATATAATCGTCGGCTTTCCGGGCGAGGATGTTTCCGACTTTGAAGGGACGTTATCGGTGATGGAGAAGGTCGAGTTCGACAATGCATTTTCCTTCAAATACTCCGAGAGGCCGGGAACGGCCGCCGCAAGGCTCGAGGACGACGTCAGTCCAAACGAAAAATCCAGGAGGCTTGAAGTAGTACAGGATCTTCAGAAAAGGCTCACCATGAAATCCAATTTAAAAAATATAGATTCCATATACGACGTTTTGGCAACGGGCCTGAGCATCAAAGACCCCGAAGAGATAACAGGAAGATCAGACCAGAACAAAATAGTCAACTTCAAGGGAACGGAAAGCGCAATCGGCTCTGTTGTTCCTGTGAAAATAAAAAAGGCTTTCAATAACTCCCTCTGGGGGGAGGTTATTCAGCCATAATCCTTTTATTGGAGAAAAAAATGGCAAAAGAAATGAAGATAAGCGGTCTGGCAATCGATCCCGTATCCAGCGTTCCTATTGTCATACTCAAAGACAAAGAGGAAAAAAGCACGGTCCCGATATGGATTGGGCTATTGGAAGCAAGCGCCATTGCAACCGTTCTTGAAGATATCAAGTTTTCACGTCCCATGACCCACGACCTTTTTAAGAACGTTATGAATACACTGGACGTCAAGATAGAAAAGATCGTGGTAAACGACCTCAAAGACAACACCTACTACGCGAAGATATATCTATCCTCCGGGGGTAAGGGCTTTGAGATAGACTCAAGGCCGAGCGACGCCATAGCGATAGCGCTGAGGACCGAAGCGAAGATATTCATGGAGGAATCGGTAATAGAGAAATCGAGGAAGATCGACCTCACAAGGCCGGAAGACCTTCACAGCGAAGAGGCGAAGAAGAAATGGGCGGAGATACTCGACAATCTCGATCCCGATGACTTCGGCAAGTACAAGATGTGATTTGGCCCTGGGGGATTGAGGTGGGGCAGGGAGTTGCAATAACAGCGGGTGGGAGTAGGGGGTAATAAAGGCGGGGGTGGGTGGATTTTATTATAAGGCGTCGGGAATCACAGGGACGGAGAAGATGATGGGGGAAAGAGGTGACGGGGTTGGCTTAAGTGATGGGAATGTTGGGGTGCATAGGGTGAAGGGGGCGGTGCAAGTGGTGGGGATTATGGGGTGCAGGGGATGAAAGGGACGGTGTAAGTGATTGAGATGGTGGGGTGACGGGAATGGCGGAGGTGGTGTGAATAATGGGGGGGGGGAGGGGTGGGGTAATGGAAATGGCGGGGGGGGTGGAGATAACAGGGAGGCAGGGACAGGAATGGTGAGGAGTGGATGGGGGTGATTGGCTTTCATTGGGGAGTTGAGCGTAAGGATTTCCAGAATTCTTAACCCTGAACATTTTGGGGCGGATATTTGCCGCCGGTCCTTAAAGGACGGTGAAAATTTTCAAATATCTTGATATAAAAACTTAGAGACATTTTTAAAGTACTTTTTTTCTATTTCGTACAAAAAAGCGTGTCAAAAAAGAGATACCTCTGGATCGCAGTTATAGCATACGCGATCCTTATTTTTATAGGCTCGTCAATTCCGGGAAGCCGGATAAAGGCCGGCCCTCCCGGCTTTGACAAGCTGATACACCTGTTCGAGTATCTCATTCTATCCGCGCTCCTGTTTGCCGCCCTCGCATCGGGGCGTGAAAGAGGCAGCTTTAAAAACTACCTTCTCCTCTCTTTCCTGCTCGCCTCACTCTACGGCGTATCGGACGAGATTCATCAGCTTTTCGTCAAAGGGAGGTTCTTCGAGCCGCTTGATATCTTTATGGATTCGGTCGGCTCCCTTGTTGGCTCATACTGGGGTTTCAAGGTTTCGACGAGAAAGAAAGACCCATGGGACATGGACTACCTGAAGGCGAAACAGGTTCAGGAGGAGCTTAAAAAGAAGCTCGTTCTCGAGGGGGACTTAAAAAAGGTCAAGCTTGTCGCCGGGGCGGACGTATCGTTTGATACCAAATCGAAGAAAGGAAAAGACCAGATATTCGCCGCGGTAGTCGTTATGGACATAGATACATTCGAGGTCGTCGATTCCGCCCACCATTCCATGAAGATAGATTTTCCATACATTCCGGGCCTCCTCTCTTTCAGGGAGGGGCCGGCCATAGTCAGGGCCTTCGAGAAGCTGAAGATCCTACCCCAGGCCGTAATATTCGACGGACAGGGGATCGCACACCAGAGGAGATTCGGCCTCGCATCCCACATGGGGGTGGTCTTGGGCATTCCCTCGGTCGGCTGCGCAAAGACAAGGCTCGTTGGCAAATACGGCGAGGTCGGCCTTAAGAAGGGGAGCAAGACGCAACTCACCCAAGACGGCGAACTTTTGGGTTACGTGGTAAGGACGAAGAGAGGCGTAAAGCCACTCTTCGTCTCACCGGGAAACCTCATAAGCCGCGAGGGAGCTGTGGATCTGGTCCTCTCCTCCGTGGGGAAGTACAGGCTCCCGGAGCCGATAAGGGCGGCCCACAACCTTGCAAACAGGTTGAGGAGAGAGTTCAAGGAGGGCGAAAAATGAAGGGATTTTTTGAGATTATGAAGAAGGCGAGATATTTCATTCTAATATTTCTCTCCTTGATCCTTTTTGTTGTCTTCCAGTTCTCCTGCGTAAAGAGGATCTCCCGCTTTCAGCCGGGCGATGAGTTTCTGTACGTCCTGTCGCTCATGTCGGAGAAGAAGTACGACGCGCTCCTCATTGAAGTCGACGGGATGAACCTCTCGTCCCTGAAGGAGCCCCAAGCCAACAAGATAGCGTACATGGCGGCTATGGCCGCTATGAAACAGGGCAAGCTCGACACCGCCGAGATATACCTCAAGTATTGTCTCGCAAATTATCGGGAGATGGAGGACTACGCTGTCTACAACTTGTCGATACTCTATTCCACCACGGGAAGCTACGAGCAGGCCTTGAAGCTTGGGGAGAGATTGCTAAACGAACATCCCGACAGCGTCTGGAACAGAGAGATGACCGTAAAGATCGCCGACTATCTGGTCGGCATCGGCAAGCCCGAAAAGGCTCTTGAAATCTACGACGACTTCCTCAAATCTAACAAAAAATCGAAACAGTACCCCATAGTCCTCTTTAAAAAGGGGAAGACCCTCGATTCGATGGGGAAAATGGAGGAGGCAAAGCTCATCTACAAGTCGGTGTGGCTGGAATATCCGGCCGACGAAACAGCAGGAATGGCCTTTATTGCCCTGACGAAGATAGGCGGGCTTTCCAACATAACCGAGGGTGAGCTGAAAAGGAGGATAGACACCCTATACGATGCCAACTGCTACAACAGCGCGCTTAACGCCATAACCGAGATGCCGGCGCTTTTAGGGACCGCAAAGGAGAGGCTCAAGACAAGAAGCGAGCTGGAGTTTATCAGGGCCAAGTGTTACTACGGAAAGAGGGACTACAGAAAGGCGTCCGAGATTCTAAACAGCCTTGTAAAGAACAACAAAGACCTCCCCCCGAAGCTCCCGTATAACCTCCTCCTCTTCTGGCAGGCAAAGACGTACGACAAGATGGACAAGGACGGCCTTGCAATATCGGCCTACCTCAAGATATACAACTCCGGCCCCAGAAATACCCTTGCCGACGACGCCCTCTATCTCGCCGCCAGGACGTATGAAGAGATAAAGGACTACGACAATGCGCTCCTCTATTACAAGAAATACCTGAAGAGCTATTCCCACAGCGGGAGGATAAAAGAAGTACTCTGGTACATAGGGTGGATATATTACGTCAAGGGGGACTACAAGGCCGCGGAAGCCTATTTTGATCGAATGACAAACAGCTACAAGGGCAAGAGCGAGTATCCCCAGTATCTCTACTGGAAGGCGAGGGCCCTTGAAGAGCAGTTCAAAGTAGAAGAGGCGATGGCTATCTACCGGACGCTGATCGATAAGTACAGCTACACCTACTATAACTACCAGGCGATAGAGAGGCTCAAGGGCATGGGCATTTCCGTGACGATCAGGCCGAGGAGCGACAAATTTGATCAGAACTTCTGGTCGCCGGGCCTCATGCGCTACACCAAGTTTACATCGGACGAGAGGATAACATCCCACCTCAAGAAGTCGCTGGAGCTGATGTCGATGAACATGAACGACCTGGCGTCGCTGGAGCTGGATCTGATTGTCGAAAGGTGCGTTGGAGACCCGGAGCTTTTGATCGAGGTGGCGAGGCTTCTCAGGTATTCCGGGGATTACTACACCCCTGTTGTGATAGCGAACAGGTATTTCAAAAACTATCTGGATGAATATATACCGGGAGAAAACGACCTTTACTGGCAGATGAAGTACCCCGAGGCGTACAAGGGGGAGGTGGTAAAACTCTGCAAGGAAAACGAGATAGAGCCTGCCTTCATATACTCCGTAATGCGGGCAGAGAGCCTCTTCCAGCCGGGGGTCTACTCCTGGGCCGGGGCCGTTGGACTGATGCAGATCATGCCCGCCACCGGAAGGGAGATAGCAGAGGGCATCAGCCATGAGGATTTCGAGGTGAAGGACCTCCTCGATCACAGGACGAACCTCAAGTTCGGCGTTTACTACCTAAAGGGGCTTATGAGAGAGTTCGGCGACGACAAGGTCCTCGCCCTTTGCGGATACAATGCCGGCCCCGGAAATGCAAGGAAGTGGAAGAAAAACGCCGACCCTAAGATGGAGATGGACGAGTTCATAGAGAACATTCCCTACTCGGAGACGAGGGCGTACGTCAAGAGAATCCTGCAATTTTACAGTATATACAGGTCCCTGTATGAAGGCGAAAATATTATCGAATAGGGAGGCCGCCCCGGGCTACTTCAGACTCGCCGTCTCGGCTACGGAGGCGCTTCTCAGGGGAAGGCCGGGGCAGTTTGTCATGGTCAGGGGCGAAGGGTGGGAGACAGATCCCCTCCTGAGGAGGCCCTTTTCGATATACCGATTCCGAAAGGGTATGGAAGCCGTTGAGATACTCTACCGAGCGGTGGGGAGGGGAACGAGACTCCTCTCCCAAATGAAGGCGGGGGATGCAATTGACATCCTTGGGCCCCTCGGAAACGGCTTTCCCGATCTGCCGGAGGGGAGAAGGTCGCTTCTTGTGGCAGGGGGGGCCGGCGTCGCCCCACTGATCTCCGTTGCGGAGGCGAAGGGCGGATCGGCGCGCCTCATCATGGGAGGCAAGACCAAAGACGATATATCGTATGTCTTCGAGGACGAAAGGGAGCTTGGAATAGACGTGACTTACGCCACGGAGGACGGGAGCTTCGGAAAGATGGGGACTTCCATTTCCGCCATGAAGGAGGAGGCCTCCCCCGGCGATACGGTCTTTGCCTGCGGGCCGTTAAAGATGTTGAGGGAGGTTGAGAGACTCTCCAGAGAAATGGGCTTTACCTCCTACGTCTCCTACGAGGAGAGGATGGGGTGCGGAACGGGACTCTGCTTCGGGTGCGTTGTCATGGGGGCCGGCGGGGAGTATCAGCGCGTATGCAAGGACGGCCCGGTCTTTGACGTCAACGAGCTTTCCTGGAAGGATATTGAGGATATTGATTAGGTGGCAAATCAATGGTTGACCTTTCAGTAAACATGTTCGGGATCGATTTTAAAAACCCGGTCTTTGCCGCGTCCGGGACGGCGGGCTATGGCATCGAGCTTGTTCACTATATCGACCTCGAAAAAATCGGCGCATTGATAACAAAGGGGGTATCTCCAAAGCCTAAGTCGGGAAATCCCCAACCGAGGATTATAGAGACTCCTTCCGGGATCTTAAACTCCATAGGCCTCCAGAACATCGGCGTGAAAAGGCTCATAGATGAAGTCCTGCCGGAGCTTGAAAAATATGATACGAGTGTTATAGTAAACATTTTCGGCGACGACATCGACGGCTACATTAATGTAGCGGGCGCCTTTCTCAACGAGGATCGGGTGGACGCTCTGGAGGTCAACCTCTCCTGCCCGAACGTCAAGGAGGGGGGAATAGCCTTCGGGAGGGACCCGAAGATCTCGGCCGAGATAACCTCCGCCGTCGTCGAGGCGTCTCAAAAGCCTGTGATCGCAAAATTGACGCCCAACGTGACCGACATAGCACCGATAGCCAAGGCGGTGGAGGAGGCGGGGGCAGCGGCGGTCTCCGTCGTAAACACCCTTTTGGGAATGGCCGTTGACGTCGAAACCCGAAGGCCCTATTTCAAGAACGTGACGGCGGGACTTTCGGGCCCCGCTATAAGGCCGGTGGCACTGAGGTTCGTCTGGGAAACGGCGAGGGCGGTTAAGATTCCGGTCATCGGGATCGGCGGAATAACATCCGGAAAGGACGCCCTGGAGTTCATCATGGCCGGGGCAGCGGCCGTTCAGGTGGGAAGCGCAAACCTGGTAGACCCGGGGGTCATATCGAATGTGATCGACGAAATAGAAGATTACTGTACTAAAAATGGAATCTCTGACCTGAAGGAGATCAGAGGGATCATAAAAGAGGAGATTTGAAAGTGAGTTTATTTGAAGATGTGTATATTCACCCTTCTGCGGTGCTGCTGGGCGATGTGAAGATCGGCAAAAATTCGAGCGTATGGCCGGGCGCCTCGATCAGGGCGGATTTCAACTCCATTACGGTCGGTGAGTACACGAGCATTCAGGACAATTCGGTGATTCACGCAACGCCCTTTTACGGAACGGAGGTGGGGGACTACGTAACCGTGGGTCACTCGGCGGTCCTCCACGCCTGCAGGATAGGGAACAACGTCCTCGTTGGGATGAACTCCACAATTCTGGACGGGGCCGTGATAGGAGACAATTCTGTGATCGCGGCGGGAAGCGTGGTGCTCCCCGGAACAGTGGTTCCGGAGGGGTCCCTCGTAACAGGGATTCCCGGAAAGATAAAGGAGGGGAAGGCCGTTCCCCCTGAAAGAATAAGACAAGGCGCCCTTGTATATTACGAGCTATCCAGGAGACATCTCAAGGGTTTGGAGACATTCCCCCCGGACAAGGTTATGGAGGCGATTAATAAGTATGATGAAAGCGATTAAATAGACGTAATCGACCCCGCTAATCCTTAAAACGCCTCTGAAGCCACCTTGTATTGACAGACAACCGTCTTTCAAAAAGAAGCCGTCTTTTTTG
The DNA window shown above is from Candidatus Zymogenus saltonus and carries:
- a CDS encoding GNAT family N-acetyltransferase, which encodes MINRSHIALLFVDSEFQGNGIGRGLIRYGIDLSLKKCSYLDTITVSSSA
- a CDS encoding response regulator; translated protein: MDAKENKDRKLVMKGVLSVLSLPGLIQTINTRKKVQIVLKPEAQKKGSLYFQDGKIIYASVGDVIFGKKAFFRMMGWIDIPFEMFELANFSKDIEPNIDMDTNELILDGTRHLDETHQLETKLPLYYKIRPGDTKGLDLTDNERKILEIIGPQDFVKNILNRSNSDDLSIYRLLVQLYEKNAISLLRTKMLIIDDNRFFADIINDVVDKIFKNLFVTHVVDTGEKGIAIIEGPSKPDLILSDLIMEGKDGFDVIESAKKNSIPIIILTSERRDKDKITATGAEYMHKSVLGTDEFTDFFKKVLFKILTIDH
- a CDS encoding RND family transporter — encoded protein: MNRVTDFIIKMRIPILIFVFIVTVFFAFQLKDLRIDNSVEGFVVDDDPDKIYFEKFRETFGSDELIIIGFEVESVFDSEFLSLIDKITRKLEKYKYIDEVISLTNVKEIRGSEGLLEVNDLINHVPTSEEEMKRLMDAVYENPLHLNYLIDEKERVTAIYAILPEKKIEERLKEKMVEDVREMLNEVVPDNIDFYVAGTPPIKRDMGSFLKRDQMVFTPLTFFLMALILYLAYRSVKCTVLPLFMVIIVLTWALGFIAITGRPITVVLSMLQPLLIVMTVAHSIHLLSHYNENNLMIEDKFKSLRTTLTHMLLPCSLTTITTAFGFSSLGISKIPPIKDFGFFTAIGVVFAFAIVLTVVPIILFYIKAPKVKVVDKKTAGLTERVLKGLLLFVMKRKVHVVLTCILITAFSIFGIFKIEIETDFIKYFKKDSDIYVSTFFIQEHLTGTSSLNVVIEGNEEGVIKEPRVLYQMEKLQKYLESKPQVRKTISILDFLKDMNKAMHDGDPKYYTIPETRNLVAQYLLLYSMSGDPDDFDRFVDFTYEKGTVTTRLIHMSSQELRKFINETKDYCENNFTDDLTVRVTGDTVLYNNMDRSMVDGQIKSILLALFTIFLVMSLVFRSFYLGSLSMIPNLIPIFLTLGLMGWMGIHLNTSTIMIGSVAIGIAVDDTIHFMTRYFREIREGRDVESAIKNTLMNTGKPIIFTTMVVGSGFFVLLFASFVPVKWFGSLTAFTMFSALIGDLIVLPVILLIARPKFRGWGSFMLDK
- the miaB gene encoding tRNA (N6-isopentenyl adenosine(37)-C2)-methylthiotransferase MiaB, whose translation is MSADDLHKWGKTERGPRSVYFRTFGCQMNVHDSERMRGLLSRDGITAVDSPHDADIIIINTCSVREKPEEKTYSEIGRYRRLKEKKEGLVIGVTGCVAQQKGEEIVRRFPYVDLVLGTKNVGAISNIISEIVSGKKPIVKTEFHDNNCIEPFEPFPRDPDNYTAFVTVIQGCNNFCSYCIVPYVRGREMSRPSTDITDEIKSLIDTGIVEITLLGQNVNSYSDPKNGLRFPELIRKISKIDGIYRIRFVTSHPKDMSDDLISCFKEIETLSSHIHLPVQSGSNKIIKMMNRGYTVEDYIDKIERLRSVRSDLAVTTDIIVGFPGEDVSDFEGTLSVMEKVEFDNAFSFKYSERPGTAAARLEDDVSPNEKSRRLEVVQDLQKRLTMKSNLKNIDSIYDVLATGLSIKDPEEITGRSDQNKIVNFKGTESAIGSVVPVKIKKAFNNSLWGEVIQP
- a CDS encoding bifunctional nuclease family protein codes for the protein MAKEMKISGLAIDPVSSVPIVILKDKEEKSTVPIWIGLLEASAIATVLEDIKFSRPMTHDLFKNVMNTLDVKIEKIVVNDLKDNTYYAKIYLSSGGKGFEIDSRPSDAIAIALRTEAKIFMEESVIEKSRKIDLTRPEDLHSEEAKKKWAEILDNLDPDDFGKYKM
- a CDS encoding endonuclease V, with translation MSKKRYLWIAVIAYAILIFIGSSIPGSRIKAGPPGFDKLIHLFEYLILSALLFAALASGRERGSFKNYLLLSFLLASLYGVSDEIHQLFVKGRFFEPLDIFMDSVGSLVGSYWGFKVSTRKKDPWDMDYLKAKQVQEELKKKLVLEGDLKKVKLVAGADVSFDTKSKKGKDQIFAAVVVMDIDTFEVVDSAHHSMKIDFPYIPGLLSFREGPAIVRAFEKLKILPQAVIFDGQGIAHQRRFGLASHMGVVLGIPSVGCAKTRLVGKYGEVGLKKGSKTQLTQDGELLGYVVRTKRGVKPLFVSPGNLISREGAVDLVLSSVGKYRLPEPIRAAHNLANRLRREFKEGEK